A genomic region of Oncorhynchus mykiss isolate Arlee chromosome 16, USDA_OmykA_1.1, whole genome shotgun sequence contains the following coding sequences:
- the snai1b gene encoding snail family zinc finger 1b isoform X2 yields the protein MPRSFLVKKYFTNKRPNYSELESQNVIPECYPLAELPMRGNSSVLTYFPTTLLFNMDALPAPVSPVSLTGPLDLSSSPSSSSGEDEEEAGRTSDPPSPVPPHHIYHCLHCSKTYSSPSGLSRHQLTHSEISSIPSEALPRPAFHCKNCPKEYTSLGALKMHIRSHTLPCMCTTCGKAFSRPWLLRGHIRTHTGERPFSCQHCNRAFADRSNLRAHMQTHSEVKKYQCGSCSRTFSRMSLLHKHTASGCCPAS from the exons ATGCCTCGGTCATTCCTTGTCAAGAAGTATTTCACCAACAAGAGGCCGAATTACAGCGAGTTGGAAAGCCAGAATG TCATCCCAGAGTGCTATCCTCTTGCTGAGCTCCCGATGAGGGGCAACAGCTCCGTGCTGACCTACTTCCCCACCACCCTGCTCTTCAACATGGACGCCCTCCCAGCACCTGTGTCCCCTGTCTCCCTCACGGGTCCTCTGGACCTCAGCAGCTCCCCCTCCAGTAGCagtggggaggatgaggaggaggcagGGCGCACATCAGACCCCCCCAGCCCTGTACCCCCCCACCACATCTACCACTGCCTCCACTGCAGCAAGACCTATAGCAGCCCCTCAGGCCTCTCCAGGCACCAGCTCACCCACAGCGAGATCAGCTCCATACCCAGCGAGGCCTTGCCTCGACCAGCCTTCCACTGCAAAAACTGCCCAAAGGAGTACACCAGCCTGGGGGCTCTGAAGATGCACATCCGCTCACATACCCTGCCCTGCATGTGCACCACCTGTGGAAAGGCCTTCTCCAGACCCTGGCTGCTCAGAGGACACATCCGCACGCACACTG gtGAGCGCCCGTTCTCCTGCCAACACTGTAACCGTGCATTTGCGGATCGCTCCAACCTGCGGGCCCACATGCAGACCCACTCTGAGGTGAAGAAGTACCAGTGTGGTTCCTGCTCTCGCACCTTCAGCCGCATGTCCCTGCTACACAAACACACGGCCTCTGGCTGCTGCCCTGCCTCCTAG
- the snai1b gene encoding snail family zinc finger 1b isoform X1 codes for MPRSFLVKKYFTNKRPNYSELESQNAVIPECYPLAELPMRGNSSVLTYFPTTLLFNMDALPAPVSPVSLTGPLDLSSSPSSSSGEDEEEAGRTSDPPSPVPPHHIYHCLHCSKTYSSPSGLSRHQLTHSEISSIPSEALPRPAFHCKNCPKEYTSLGALKMHIRSHTLPCMCTTCGKAFSRPWLLRGHIRTHTGERPFSCQHCNRAFADRSNLRAHMQTHSEVKKYQCGSCSRTFSRMSLLHKHTASGCCPAS; via the exons ATGCCTCGGTCATTCCTTGTCAAGAAGTATTTCACCAACAAGAGGCCGAATTACAGCGAGTTGGAAAGCCAGAATG cAGTCATCCCAGAGTGCTATCCTCTTGCTGAGCTCCCGATGAGGGGCAACAGCTCCGTGCTGACCTACTTCCCCACCACCCTGCTCTTCAACATGGACGCCCTCCCAGCACCTGTGTCCCCTGTCTCCCTCACGGGTCCTCTGGACCTCAGCAGCTCCCCCTCCAGTAGCagtggggaggatgaggaggaggcagGGCGCACATCAGACCCCCCCAGCCCTGTACCCCCCCACCACATCTACCACTGCCTCCACTGCAGCAAGACCTATAGCAGCCCCTCAGGCCTCTCCAGGCACCAGCTCACCCACAGCGAGATCAGCTCCATACCCAGCGAGGCCTTGCCTCGACCAGCCTTCCACTGCAAAAACTGCCCAAAGGAGTACACCAGCCTGGGGGCTCTGAAGATGCACATCCGCTCACATACCCTGCCCTGCATGTGCACCACCTGTGGAAAGGCCTTCTCCAGACCCTGGCTGCTCAGAGGACACATCCGCACGCACACTG gtGAGCGCCCGTTCTCCTGCCAACACTGTAACCGTGCATTTGCGGATCGCTCCAACCTGCGGGCCCACATGCAGACCCACTCTGAGGTGAAGAAGTACCAGTGTGGTTCCTGCTCTCGCACCTTCAGCCGCATGTCCCTGCTACACAAACACACGGCCTCTGGCTGCTGCCCTGCCTCCTAG